A genome region from Streptomyces sp. S4.7 includes the following:
- a CDS encoding ABC transporter ATP-binding protein — MLTLEDVTVRFGRRKALDAVDLEIAADEIVCVLGPSGSGKSTLLRVVAGLQTPDTGRVLLEGADQAGVPVHRRGVGLMFQDHQLFPQRDVGGNVAFGLRVRGESRGEQRRRVDELLDLVGLPGAQRRAVSALSGGEQQRVALARALAPRPRLLMLDEPLGQLDRSLRERLVVELRGVFGQLGTTVLAVTHDQGEAFALADRVVVMRDGRVAQTGTPVEVWQRPASAFVARFLGFDNVVAATVEGDVADTPWGRIPVPRASPQGSRALLVRPTGVRLGAPEDGMRCTVGARTFRGSHVAVLLRPTDGPEVEAECGLRDVPDEGATVGVSFIAEDVVVLDDRGPDSIHVAKGEASTEAPTDANGAD; from the coding sequence CTGCTCACACTTGAGGACGTGACCGTGCGATTCGGGCGACGTAAGGCGCTCGACGCGGTGGATCTGGAGATCGCCGCGGACGAGATCGTCTGTGTGCTGGGTCCGAGTGGCAGCGGCAAATCAACCTTGTTGCGCGTCGTCGCCGGGCTTCAGACACCGGACACCGGGCGGGTGTTGCTGGAGGGGGCCGACCAGGCGGGGGTGCCGGTACACCGGCGCGGCGTGGGACTGATGTTCCAGGACCACCAGCTCTTCCCGCAGCGCGACGTCGGCGGCAACGTCGCGTTCGGACTGCGCGTGCGCGGCGAATCGCGCGGCGAACAGCGGCGACGTGTCGACGAGTTGCTTGATCTCGTCGGCCTGCCGGGTGCCCAGCGCCGCGCCGTCTCCGCGCTTTCCGGCGGTGAGCAGCAGCGTGTGGCACTCGCACGGGCGCTTGCCCCTCGCCCCCGCCTGCTCATGCTCGACGAACCGCTGGGCCAGCTCGACCGGAGTCTGCGCGAGCGTCTGGTCGTGGAACTGCGCGGCGTGTTCGGCCAGTTGGGGACGACGGTGCTCGCCGTCACGCACGACCAGGGTGAGGCCTTCGCGCTCGCCGACCGGGTCGTGGTGATGCGCGACGGACGCGTCGCCCAGACCGGCACGCCGGTGGAGGTCTGGCAGCGGCCGGCGTCCGCGTTCGTGGCGCGCTTCCTGGGCTTCGACAACGTCGTGGCGGCCACCGTGGAGGGTGACGTCGCCGACACTCCCTGGGGCAGGATTCCGGTACCCCGCGCTTCGCCGCAGGGTTCACGCGCGCTGTTGGTGCGTCCCACGGGGGTACGGCTCGGCGCCCCCGAGGACGGAATGCGCTGCACCGTCGGGGCGCGCACGTTCCGCGGCAGCCACGTCGCCGTTCTGCTGCGCCCCACGGACGGGCCGGAGGTCGAGGCGGAGTGCGGCCTCCGCGACGTCCCCGACGAGGGAGCGACCGTCGGGGTCTCCTTCATCGCCGAGGACGTGGTGGTCCTCGACGACCGGGGGCCGGATTCGATCCACGTCGCGAAGGGCGAGGCATCAACAGAGGCCCCAACAGACGCCAACGGGGCGGACTGA